Within the Bacillus pumilus genome, the region CACTTTTTATGTACATAGGTGCACACATAGGTACAATTCCCTTTACAGGTACAGTGTAACCTAATTTCAATGAAAAAACTCCTCCGAGGGATAGTCCGCAAACCGCAATTTCCTCAAAGCCTTCATCTTTCAAGAATTGATAGGCTTCTTGTACATCCTTCCACCAGTCATCCGGTCCAAAATGGACAAGCTCTTCTGGTGGCACACCGTGTCCTTTATATTGTGGTGCATGACACGTATAGCCTCTTTCGTTCAAATAACGGCCTAGCATTCGAACATCGGCTGTATTCCCAGTAAAACCGTGAAGAAGAAGCACCGCCTTTTCTCCACCTTTAAACGTAAATGGTTTTGGTGTAACAACTTTCATGATGTGACTTCCTTTCCTTCTGATATGGTTTATATTTTCCACTTGTATGTATGAAACAAACACAAAAGAGTGCTGATAATAAAAAAAGGTCTGAAAAAAGATCAGACCTTCTGTTACTCGCGCTTTACACGCCTAAATATGCCAATGCAAGTGTTAAGATGAAGAAAAGCACTGACAAAATAACCGTTAAACGGTGAAGTATCAAGTCAAGACCTCTCGCTTTTTGCTTACCGAAAAGCTGCTCGGCTCCACCTGAAATAGCGCCTGACAGTCCAGCACTTTTACTAGATTGTAACAATACAACGATGATAAGTGCGATACTGACAATTACGAGTAATGTGATAACAAATGCGTGCATAAAAACACCTCCAGACAAACTGGTACACATAACTTTATTTTACATGAAAACAAGGTGCATGTCACGAAACATCAAAATAAAGATTCCCTCTATATTGTCGACTTTATTCGTTATTTTGATTCAATTTCATTCCAAAGAGTAGTATGCAGCATTTTTTATATGCAATTTTCAATTAAAAACATGTTTTTAACGGGTTGCTTCTTCTTTCAATAGCTGTTTTAATTCTACTAACAAACGTTCAGCTCCTTCAGGACTCAGCATCACTTTCCCATTTCCATAGCTTTTGTTGTACTTCGTCACTTGTCCAGTTAACAGGCAGCTCTTATCTGCATCATATCTTTTCAGCATAATGGTTTGATCTTCAATGGAAATTTCTAACAGTTGTTCTTCTTTAATATTGAGTACCTTGCGCATTTCTGAAGGCAGAACAATTCTGCCTAGTGAATCAATATGTCTGACCATCCCAGTCCTTTTCAACGACATTGCCTCCTTGATCATTTCATTTATTGACTTTTGTCAATGTTTTCATAGTAAAATAGATCTTCAAATTTTTTATCAAAGTAATGAATCATTTTGCCAATGACAAGTTGGCCTGGTTTCCGGTGACCATTTAATACCCTGCTAAGTGTGGCAGGAGAGATGCCAATTTCATCAGCGAGCTGATTTAAAGACATATCGTTTTCGATCATATACTGCATGACAAAAGTCCGCCTGATCTGAATCTTTTCGACCATCATTACAACCTCCTATGGAATCAATATGTACAACGTGTAGGTGCTCACATGAATCAGATTCATTTACTTAAGTCAACACTTTTGCCCTTCTACTATTTCCTTTGGTCAATGATCATACTAAAATAAGTCATATACTGAAATGTGAGGTTTGATGTCATGAATCACTTTGGTGAACAATTACGCATTTTAAGAGAAAATAGAAAAATGTCTGTCAATCAACTCGCCATGTATTCAGGTGTAAGCGCTGCTGGTATTTCTCGTATTGAAAATGGAAAGCGTGGTGTGCCGAAGCCTTTAACCATAAAAAAATTAGCACACGCCTTGAAGGTGCCTTATGAGGATTTAATGCTGCTTGCCGGTCATATTGAACAGGAACAAGTTCATGAAATGAAACCAAAATATGAATCCGTGTTGAAAATCTATCAAACGGCGCTTCAAAAGGATGTAGAACATCTTCCCATGTTTGACGGAGACCTATGGGAAAGGCTATCCGCACAAGACATCAGCCAGCTGAATGAATACTTTCTTACGCTCATTAACCAAAAAAAGACGAATAAATAGCGGGGCATATCCCTAAGATACATTCACCATTAACTAATGTCAATATTTTCATGGTATACTTGTTGCCAATAGTCAATAAATCAAGTAAAATAGACATATCTAATCTATAACCATGTGAGGTTTTGCCTTGATGAAATTTGGTGCATATTTAAGAGCATTACGTGAGGAAAAGAAGCTGTCAGTGAACCAATTAGCCATGTATTCAGAGGTCAGTGCTGCTGGTATTTCTCGTATTGAGAATGGGAAACGCGGCATTCCAAAGCCTCCTACGATAAAAAAACTAGCCAGTGCATTAAAGGTTCCTTATGAGGATATGATGCAGGCAGCGGGCTATATTGAGGAAGCCTCTTCTGTCCATCAGTTGAAGGAAGAGGAAATGGCACTATCCAAAATAAAGGAAGCCGCAGCGCAATACGAACTTGGCGATCTCGAACTATTTGATGGAGACATTTGGTCAACTCTTTCGAAAAAAGAAATAGAAGATCTCAATCGCTATCTGTTAT harbors:
- the secG gene encoding preprotein translocase subunit SecG, producing MHAFVITLLVIVSIALIIVVLLQSSKSAGLSGAISGGAEQLFGKQKARGLDLILHRLTVILSVLFFILTLALAYLGV
- a CDS encoding AbrB/MazE/SpoVT family DNA-binding domain-containing protein; protein product: MKRTGMVRHIDSLGRIVLPSEMRKVLNIKEEQLLEISIEDQTIMLKRYDADKSCLLTGQVTKYNKSYGNGKVMLSPEGAERLLVELKQLLKEEATR
- a CDS encoding helix-turn-helix domain-containing protein, which gives rise to MMVEKIQIRRTFVMQYMIENDMSLNQLADEIGISPATLSRVLNGHRKPGQLVIGKMIHYFDKKFEDLFYYENIDKSQ
- a CDS encoding helix-turn-helix domain-containing protein, whose translation is MNHFGEQLRILRENRKMSVNQLAMYSGVSAAGISRIENGKRGVPKPLTIKKLAHALKVPYEDLMLLAGHIEQEQVHEMKPKYESVLKIYQTALQKDVEHLPMFDGDLWERLSAQDISQLNEYFLTLINQKKTNK
- a CDS encoding helix-turn-helix domain-containing protein, with the translated sequence MKFGAYLRALREEKKLSVNQLAMYSEVSAAGISRIENGKRGIPKPPTIKKLASALKVPYEDMMQAAGYIEEASSVHQLKEEEMALSKIKEAAAQYELGDLELFDGDIWSTLSKKEIEDLNRYLLFIINSRSS